cttccaccatccatcctcccacacacacaccatccttccaccatacattctcccacacataccccatcctcccacacatacatcatccttccacaatccatcctcccacacatacaccatcctccctctcatacaccatacatccaccttcacataccccatcctcccacacacacacacactatccttccactacccatcctcccacacatacaccattctcccacacatacaccatccttcctcttctacaccatacatccaccttcacataccccattctcccccacacacacacactatccttccactacccatcctcccacacatacaccattctcctacctatacaccatcctccctctcatacaccatccatcctcccacacacacaccatccttccaccatccatcctcccacacataccccatcctcccacacatacatcatccttccaccattcatcctcccacacatacattttatttagcaaaaaactgtaatggaaatgcCTGCGGGTTGTTAGAACGGACAATATAAATCAAatattatcattaatattagGTATTGTTTTTTCTGACATGATTGCATTTAAATCTGTTGTCTTTGTCCCAGATCTGTACCACCACTCTAGCTGTCTTTGGAGCATTTGTCCCCCTTCCCTCTTTCACATTATAGTATGATCTTAGTCTGTCCTCACATGTGATTGGATGCATGGTTTGCCCATCAAAACAAAGTCCTGCCCCTAACTGAAAAGCAGCAGAGGCTGAAGATTCGGCTCTTTTTGTTCACTACAAAGACACATCGCTAAAGCTGCAATTTGTTCAGGCAGCAGCTCGTTAAAGACCCCCCGGAGccaatggatgaatggatggatggatggagtgatggatggagtgattgatggatggatggatggatggatggatggatgaatggatggatggatgatggatggagtgatggatggagtgattgatggatggatggatggatggatggatggatggaatgattgatggatggatggatggatggatggaatgattgatggatggatggatggagcatGGTGCATTATGGAATAGTgttcatgggaaatgtagtgataACACTGCCAGGCATAATTACCACAAAGTTTAGTGTTATTCATCTAgagtacattttcatttaaaccaCCAACATTATTCTAGTTCACATTTCTAATGTTGGTGGATGTTAATCTAGTCTTGCATATAAACAGAAGCTACATCCATCCATAACCCTAACCCTGCATCCCAATCTCCTCCTCTCTGATGACATCACTAAGAGTGGTCAACCAGTGTTCAAAAAGTCATTCCACAACTACCACTGTTACACCACACATGTCCTCATTTTCCcaaaaagcagcatttagtGGTGATCTAAGTCCGAGATGGTTCTGCTGGTTTCCATTGACCATGACCACAAACTTTTCCCAGCTACGCTCATGTAGGTTCAGGTGGGTAAAAGTGACAAAAACTTTAATGAATGAGGGAGGAAATTCAGTTATGTTCATTCCAGAATCTGACATTTACAACCACGCTGCTGCAGATGCTCAGAATCGCCACAGCTGgagtgttttcttttgcatgagAAAGATTTGCATAAAGCTGCAAAGGCTGGTTGACTCTAGAAACTGCTTTAAGTCAACTGTGCAAGTACTGAAGTGAGAAGTCAGATTTTACCTTAAGTCCTGACAGTTTCTCACTTTAATGCTTCTAGACTTGCTTTACTAAATAAGAATGATGCATTCTTCTTTAGGTCCTGGTTCATTTGGTTCAAGGATAAAACCAAAGATTTAATCTTCAGCCACCTGGCActctttagtttctgttttgttttcctcattttaGGCGCAACACAGTTTCTTTTTGTGTCATGTGGTTATCAACAGGTCCCACCTTTTAGCTGCAGATCTGCTCTGTGTGATGAAGCTCTGCACTCCCACCTCTTCATTTCTCTGCAGTTTATTCCAGGGTGGACACACTGCGTTACTGAACTGTACGCGCACACATTGCTTCTCCTCCTCAGAGTCAATctggaaaaaaagttaaagatggGGAAAATTAACGGATGCCTCAAATGCCTTTTTATCTTCTTCAATGTGCTGTTTGCggtaagtttaaagacttttttttttactttgttagttgttttttaaaagtcttttttcttgttatgtttaaattaacaacagaaataaagcagaaaactgAGACCTAATTTTTAACATTAGAATGAAGATTAAATCTTTAGGACAAATTTACCTAATGagatgtgagaaaaaaaatgcaagtgaAAAAAACTTGTTGGATTTCTACTTTGACCAAATAAAGGAAGTAAAAATGATGtgataaaacaaatttaaaaaaaagaaaagtattcactgagagaagaaggaaaactgattacataaaataacaaatattcaGTGGAGAAAAATATTGAGGATGTGGAAATAAGTTTATAgatctttaaaaaaagcagaaataataaatgtaactgtgagaaattcttcttcttttctaaaACAGGGGTTTGAGATTTTATTTACTGATGCTCAGCAAACAGTCACTTCCAGTAAAAGCAAagtaagagagaaaaaggagggTATCTTGTTGCAGCCCTCCCATCGACCCCCCTGCTTATAAAATGTGATTGTTGTCGGCTGTAGACGAGTTTCCAGCTCTGATGGgctgaagagaaaaaagagaaagttaatGTAGGAGGAGGAAGGAGCGTCCGCAGACTGTTTACAGTCTGAGGAATGTTTATGAGCAAAAAGtatattaaaatgttaagaaaagttccttaaaacaaaaaaaaaaagatatttctttcctttaaactcaatttttgtctttttcgtGCAAAATGTTGaaggcatattttttttttccttttttttatgtgtttgatgAATCTGGTTTATATCAGCCAGAACATctaagatttaattaattttttcttttttttttttgatgtgagttgtgttgtttttgtggatCTGTGCAGCAGATCTAACGGATAATCAGATTTTTAGCTCTTTGTCTCCCTCGTGTGGCTGTTTGTTGTAACGACAGACATGAAAACCCCTGAACGCACCATGCCTCATCTGAACCTTTTAGACCCGTTAGTCCTTATAAATATTCTGTAGTTTTCaagatttaatttattcacaCAGTGGATTTAAATACAACTAAagctgacagacagaaaagtaataaaacattaTAGTAACTAAAgttgaaaacatatttatttatatttaattatataacactttttaaacagattttacaaactgtgtcagaaaaagaaaacaataatagAAAATATAGTAAAATTGTAGGGCAGCATTCAGTCAATAAGttaattaaaacaagaaaaaaaaactattgaattaagtgaaattaaaaatagatataaatgcttttttaatgcctgattggaaataaaaataatagaaataaggaaaatattgtgtgtgtgtgtgtgtgtatatatatatatatatatatatacaatattcTGTAGACATAAACACAAACCATACATATACTTATAAATTATTGTTTCctgttattttcctgttttattcataaaattatttacattgaccaaaaataaagttctttATATCCTCAACATATAATTATACCATAGAGTCAAAAAGGCtcttttaaataacaaatgtgttaattaattaatttaacctCTGTTTATATGTTATTGTTTCTTACAAATAAACCTTCTGTGATTAACTCCAGTTACCAAAAGAAACTCTGAAGGAAAGTTTATATTAAGTCTTTTTTGTTTCACTTGAACATAAACTAATCTGTCCCCAGATCATCGGATGTGTGCTGATGTACTTGGCTGTGAAAGCGACCGCCCTCACTTTATCGGTGAGCAAAAACATCATTGTTGAATCCTTTTAGGATTTACTGCATGTGTGTTGATATATTATGTCACTGTAATGACATTTCaggaagtttaatttaattcctATGACAAATTTTTTCAATGATGATCAAATTTGGaacttttttccataaaaatgatGCCTTCTTGTGTTAAAATGGCTGAGATGTAACTGAACAAGCAGGTAAGCCCTGCACTTCCCTTTGGCTCCAAGCTCCTCCCATCTTTCCACCACCCACAGCTGCTGAGCTCTTATTGGCTGATCCGACTTTATTAACTCAGAATGCTCAACTTGAGTGAGTAAAGAAAAATGAGGAAtgcaagaacaagaagaagttCCTGTAAACGATTCGCTAGGAAGAACATTACACAAGTCACGTGTTACGTAACAGCCGGAAATTCAAGCGTGtacttgtttttcttaattCAACCACAAAATGAGCCAACATCTGGGAAAAGTCTCATCAGAGATGAAAATTTGGTCAGAGTTAcgaaacactgaaataaaaaaaaaaaacatctgaattcCAGTTTGACTGTTCATCAGGAcctttgtttgtctgtgttacATAATACCTGCTTGAATCTGCAGTGTTAGGAAGAGCAGGGCAGCGGTCCAGATGTGGTGGAGGCTCTGGCTTCTATTAAATGCAGAACAGAtgcagctggaggaggtttTCGGTCTTCCAGTCCTTCTTTCTCAGCCACAGAGAACCAGGAGAGCTCTGGCTGCTGCACAGTGCAAGACGACACTATTCAGCCTAGCTTAGCTTATTGTTTTTAGCTAATCAACTTTACTTTCCACTTTCGTTGGACATTTTCCAAAACGACTAATCAAATTTTCCATCCTGCATTCAGATATTCAGTCCCCATTGTGTTGGATTTAATGTTGTTAAATGGCTGAAACTTGACTCTGACTGTTGTGGAAGActgtgttttaactttttttccctcaatttGTAAAGTTCATTTCTAATGGACAGTAATGTGACCCATAAGACAGCCCCAGCAAAAGCTGAAACTGCCTTGCTAGGTACCTTTCTTCCAGTTAGCCAAAAGGCTTTTGTCTCATAATGACCCACCTCTGGACAGACAGGTGAAAATAACTGGGCTCGAGAACAGTGGAGCAAAATacgaacaaaaaaacaagtgatTATTTTAGTCTGAGCAAAACTGGACTTAACTGCAGGTTAACATGGTAGTTTGACCAAATTTGTACAAAATCAAATACTTTAAATCGGACTTCACCAGGTCCACTTTACTGGTACCAGGTTGGATCCCTTTTCCCcctcagaactgccttaattcttggtatCATACCTTCAACAAGGTGATGGAAACggtagagatggttgtgtgtgaaaatcccagtaaatactcagaccaacaacaataccacgttcaaagtcacttaaattccCTTTCTACCtctttctgatgctcagtttgaaattCAGCAGGTCGTCTGGAACAAAATTAGTTCCTGTCATGGCTGATGAGAAATGTGCGTTAACAACTCATAGTGGTTTCAACCACAAGTTCCTTATTCACCACAATCTCATGAGGTATAAAATTTATACTTTGGTTTACAGAAAGGTATAAACAGAGGCCTGTTTcatctcttgtttttatttaactaaacttTAAGACGTTACTCTTCATCACttcattaattaattgaattatttttacTGCACTTTACCGTTAgttctcttttctttgctgtAGTCTTATGAGTATAAGTATAAGTGTTCTCTACGAATGCCGTTGGGCTTTTGTTCCTGACGGTGCCATTGAATAAGTTTGGCCTGCTTTGCTTAACATTAAATACGATCAGCAGCACAGAGATGAAGAGACTCTGTTTAGGTTCTAGCTCTGtggtttttcagtgtttgtgttgttctaTCTTCACTGAGCAGATCTCATCATTCGGAGGTCCAGGTCTGGGCTGGCTTTGGGTGATTGCTATCGGGGTCCTTGGCATCTCCTGCCTGGGAATCTTTGCAGCTGCCTCTGAGAAACTCCTCATCCTCAAAATAGTATGTAGAAGGGTccatgtaacacacacacacacacgcacacacacacacacctatcgGCAAGAGTTAATAATGGCATGATTTTTACTCATGATGATGTCTGTACAGTTTGCAGGTTTCATGGGGCTAGGAATGATCATCATGCTAATCTTTGGGATTGTTATGGCTGTCATAAGAAACAAGGTAATGTCTCCGTCTGGCTTCCTAGAAAATCTATTGAAAtatgtgtctgtttttattcctgCTGAACCAGATAGGCTTCCCAAGATGATTCACTTTGAGCTGAGTGACATTGTAGGTTAAAGTTAACACACTATTCACTGACGTTAGCCAACATGCTAACAAACAGACGGAACTTTTCATTCTAAGGTTTGACATGGCTCTGCACAACATAAAGTTACACAGCAGATCATACTGTTGACAGACTGACCACAGTTACCTCCAAACAACCGTTTATGTCCAGAAATTAAACGTTGCAGACAGAAGTTGCCCTTATCCACTGGGTGGGTGGTTGAGATTGGCCAAATGACGATGCTGATATGTTCCAGCAAAGATCCTGTTGCTCAGACTCCAGGTTTGAAATAATCAATTAAGTTGTCTTGACGTAAATTCAGTCAAGCCTagttaataaacaaatatacagTTATACATGACTATCATTTCTGTTTAGAAAGCGTAAATACTACAACAGGGTTTCTTATTTTTGTCCTATGATGACCCAATCCTGCAGGTTgacagtgtttccctgctccatcaCCCTGACTCAAATTAACATGCCGTTGTGCAGAactttataggctgttggatccatttaatttgagtcagctgTGTTGGAACAGGGCATCGGTAAATCGAATTCACTATGGCTGGCCAGCCAAAGGAACTGACCCAGTAGTAGGACCGTGTTTGCTAACTGTATCAAGGTGCAGGTGCATTTGGTTGAAAATGTGGCTaatgtgtctttagtatgttttgGGTTAAgtattgtctctttttttagGTATCCTTTTGTCCTCACATGTACCTGGGGTCCCATTGTCCAACCTTGAACATAACACTGGTGTTGTTTCTGACTTTGTAGGTGTCTGAGGGCTTTAAGGCCGCCTCCAATGAATACGCAAAGCCCATCATGGAGAATGAAGAATCTCGAGCCATGATTGAAGCTCTGCAGGGACCTGTAATGTCCTTTGTACTATTCACTTTTATTTAGCTAGGTTTAGCATTGACCCAGGTAGATGCTTACACAAAACTGTTAATATATTTTGCATTTGAGTGTTTTTACCCAAAAATAGCATTAAAGCTGCAGTAGTAGATGCATTGGTATGTTTATAAAAAGCTAATTTGAAGAAACCTTTCCTAAATTTATGAGCCCACTCAAATCTACAGTCCAGATTCTTACTGATGACCATTCCCACCTTTTGAAAATTGTGCTCTCTTGTTGGTTGCAGGGACAATGCTGTGGAATCTCAAGTGCCGAGGACTGGGGTACCGCCATCCCTGATTCCTGTGAATGCAAGTCTTCTCCGGGATTCTTTGTCCCTGGATGTAAACCCCTGCCACAGGTAGATTTGAGAAAATTAATTTAGCCAAGAAACTTTTAATCACTAAACATACAGAAGCACCGTATTGGCCACAGAATgggcagaagaaaagaaaaaagagctgCACTGTACTCCACATAGTGTCCAAGATGCAAATCATTTGCTTGTTTTACTAATTGGGTTCTTCGTTAGCATATCTCGTCTCCTAAAAGTGTGAGTAAATACAAAAAGTTAGCACAACAGCCTTCCACTCGGACAacaataacatgtaaattaattGTATCTTGGGTGCAGGTTTAGTAAAACATCACcttgaaatgacattttttccCTCTGTATATATCAGCTTAGCTACTAATGTTAGCATACATGCTAAATGTGAGGAACTGCAAAACAAcaattattgtttttctttaaagtaacaatgtttaacatttacatCTATTGGTCAAGTTTGACTTAGTTACCATTTCTACTCTCCAACCCACAATTTTGCTtcaaattgtgtttttgtttgagaGATAATGCTTGTATAGGAAAATAATTTTGCAAAATAAGCAATTTCCATCTGAAGAAAGCATCAATTTTTATTCCTGTTCTCTGCCGTCACTGATTCTGAAGTTGTTTCAACACCTTGTAACTGTCCTGCTTTATGTAATTAGTATAAGCCTGTTCATACAAAACAACCCACAACCACTGATTCCTCCACTTCTGCGTCGTAATTGCTTTCCTAACAGGAATCTTCTTCTACATATTTGTTATGGAAACATGACCATCCTTCCATGTAGATTTACAATGATGAAAATTATTCAAAGATTTATTGGAAAAATGTGTCAGCTGGGACAAATGAAAGTATGAGGGCAGTGAGGACTATTTATGTACTTGAAGTGATTATTTCCATGAACACACTCAGATGTCTACTTGttgcagctttatttaaaatttttcatttttaattttacctcTGAtcttctgttcttttaacattttgcttttatttttcctcaggGACACACAGGGCCATCCCTGATCTTTTCTCAGGTATCGTATCAAATATCAAACCAGTCAATCCAATCACCTTCTTTTTCAAGCTCATGacctcctgttttcttttttcctgcagACCTGTGGTGACGTCATCTTTTCAATTCTCGACATTGTCTTCAAAATTTGTCTGGGCATCTTATTTGGATTTGCTGTCACTGCAGTAAGCTACCACTCATCCTCCTTCcagttattgtttgtttttctgtttttttttatttattttttttatttaaatcgtGGAACTGGACGGTTAAAAATATTACCAATACCTGTCATAAAGCTTCGATGTAGGGAAAAGCAAGATAATTAACAGAGTGGAAAACAGTACATGAATTCCAGATCAGGTCTGAGATTGAGTCAGACCTGTTCTCTGGTAACTTAACTCAAACTTTTATGTGAATTTCTCCATGAAATTTTCAATAATCCTGAAGACAAATAAATGACTCATACAAACTATATAACTTATATGATCGAAGTGGTTGAATATTAAGGTGGTGGgatatatttaacttttaaaatattttttagattGCGCCAACAAGTGAACTTTGACTTCATAAGAGGACAATTCCAGTTTCATAATTCAATATTTGGCCCATTCCAAAGCAGATTAGgtataaaaatacaattaaaaaaataaaaacccccACTTATGCCAACACCTAAGATTGAGTATCGTGCTTTGCTTTACAATAGATGATAAGATTTAGTTATTATTATGTGATTATTGTTGGAAAAGGTGTTAAAATCAGCATTAATCAGGAATGACTCCAGCCAAAGTTGGAGAAAATCTGATTTGTGAATAATTATGAATTTAATATTAGTTAGTGTTAAGTTGGATTTATACTTGAAGGACAGAGTTACGCGTAACCGATCTTACGGTGAAGATGCATGAGGTCGGTTATGACCTCAAAGGCGTCAGTTCCACGGAATCTCAACGTGCACCTCTTCtagacctgacatgcacccctgGTTGCAGCGCTGTTACGAGGAAGTACTCCtgtgtgattggttggtttGTGATTACATGCTTCTAAATTTCTGGAGGtttttgctgaatttgtgtcATTTCAacagaagagaaactgcaaagcAATGGCGTTACCATGCCCTTGAATGCGAGAGCATCAGCTGCGCCGACCCTACCGCACGCAAACACCGTCATAGGGttgcgagtataaatccaacTTTAGTGACTGAAGTGCTTGTCAAATTCAAGGAAAAATCTTTAACAGCTGCCATTTCAAGATACCACCAAAGCAGATCATTTCAAGATCCCTTTAAAGCACAATGTTGATCCTCCATTTTTGTATGGACTGGTCACACTGCCTTTTAAATCCCTGGTGAAAGCGACTCCTgtgctgctgcatatgcattgtcctgcatttttgtgaataacagtTTAAGTGATTTTCCAACTTTACGGGGTAGTAAGCCGCTCCCATTTATCTTCTCCCACATCTTACTGTGCACTGGTTCGCAGGGAAAAATGTGcagttggtgctatttgtcccttgccggCGGCTGTATTTCCAAGATGGCAGGCCGTTATAGCGCCTCCCTTCTGGCTTACCCATCATATggataaacaaatctaaaattcttcgtGTTCAAGAATGTGTCGGATCATTAGCAGAGGTCATAATATataccaatgataacacatgcatgcagacatggattttggccagtaaacagcAGAACAACTTCAGTTAGTCACGGGTGTAAACAATGCTTCTTCTATAGCGTTCATGTCTGTCAGTTACCAGGAACAACAAAAGTAGTGCAGAGACCCTGAGCGATGTTTTAAAGCAAATAGTAGCCATCTGCTTTCAAAGCATGCCATTTGGTTGgtgtaaaaaaactaaaatggaaCTGAAACAAcatagaaaacacaacaaaaacacgaGAAATGGACATTCAACATAGAAGCTACTGCAGCAGGCGACCACCTAGCACATCACCATCAGTACATATGTGGTcataattgtaataataataataataataataataataataataatcatagacataaatgttgaattaatggaaaaacatgatttattgCCTGGCCCTATGAGGTATGTATATTAGATAATGTGGAAGAGCACTGTGATTTGTCAAAGCTACATTAAAGTTGTGGTGCTTAAACAAAATTACAAGGATGTGCAGTATTCATTGGTAGTTGTGCTTGCAACATCATGAATTCCTCAAGggactgaaaaatattttaaatttgtaattGATTTTATCGAGCCATTTATAtaaattctttgtatttacttttgGATTATTGCAGCTTCTATCCTCTATGACCCCATTGTGCAACACTAACAAGGTTTTAATGGATGAATATCTTCTGTTTGGTCTTGAATGTGTCACCTGTCTCATTCTCTAACCACCTATCTGTCTTGTCTTTAAAGCTGCTGGGCCTGCTGATCACCCTCCTCATGATCCATCAGGTCAATCGTCATGATGGCGCAGGAGGTCCCTCCATTGCCATGAAGGGCTACTGATATTAACCCTCTGATCTCTGCACTGTAACAAGAGGATTAAGTGGTTTAAGACACAACCTCTTAGTTATTtcccctgtttttcttttcttttttttttttgtatgcaggAATCTTGAGGGGATTATGCAGAATGCTGCTTAAAAATTTGTTTAGGGAGGAAAAGTTCTGCCTTGTAGATTTTTTCCTGTGCTTTTATattgttgaaaaaatatattgctttttataaacaaacattttttttaatgatctctTTTGTGTTATTTAATGGAATGCAGCATCTGTGATGTATTGTAGAGAAGATGCCCCACTATAGCGCTGTTAACCCGAGGAGACCAAAATTGGAGGGAGCCATTACAGGTTCCTGTCAGGCAAAAATATTTCTgtgataaaaagtcaaaattagAATCTAAAACCTTACTTTAACACCACTTCAATCTAAATTTATTAAGCCATGTAAACACTCAGGAATCCACTGtgattattaaacaaaacaaagaaaaaaaaacaaaacaaaacaaaacaaaaacgatGTCCTCATCTCCAGTAGGCAATTGATGCACAGCTGGCTCTTGCTGAGGAAGGATTTTTAATGACTGACAAATTCTACATctttatgaatgaaataaaagaatacTAGTCTTTGGATTGGAAGTTCAGTAACATGTGaagtaataaatttaatttgacaCTTCATTTAATGTTCTGATAGGTTAAGGAATCAAAACTACTTGGTAAGTTTGAGGAAAATTTCATTTGGGTCAAATTGAAATGATTGGATGTCCATTTCATAATGTCCTAAAATTCTGTGCTATTACCATTTAAAGCAACAACCTTGTTCTTTCTAGTATGTAAAGAAGTCAGGCtcattttttatctttcataGCTGACTGGTATGGGGTGACAGTTCAAATGTTGAAATCAGAAGTTATTAACTTAAAGTAACTGAAAACCAAAATAACATTATCCtttaaaacagtgtttctcaatcatGGTCCTCTGGAGCTACTGACCTGCATGTTTTACAGGTAGCcgtaacacacctgaatgaaatgaattgcttgttaacaggctgcaaagaattTGATGAGAAAGTTCAGTAATCTGTATCAGGTgtggagtaggaacacatctaaGACATCCActcagtgggtcctgaggacctggactaAGACACACTGCTCTTAAAGGTAGACTGTCCAACTCAGCATATCGGCTAACTTCTGTTAGcgttcttctttttcttgttgaaCTTCAATAGTGTAACATACCTATAAAAACATGTGTTGTTAAAGAGGTTATGCTTAATTTCTCATATTTCTGGGAGAGCAACTTGACTGAGGTTGTTCAGACTACTAAATAGTTTTTAGGCTTTTAGCTTACTTAGCTAGCTTACTTAGCTGTCTGCAAGCTAGCATACCCCAGCAAGCTTGCTAACTTGCCAAATGGTTAGTATTTAAAGACTTGTTACACCTACTTCCAACACAAAAATATTTgggtattattatttttttaagcaaaggATGAGCAAAATTAATATCCCAACTCAAGCAAGAAAAGTTAAATACAATTGGAGTATGTAGCACAGCTAGCAGGTTAGCATGGCAGTTAACCTTGAACCATGAGTAAAATTGCTTAGTTCATAAAGTTATTACTATTTTTcaaaattcaaatcaaatctgtACTGGGGGTCTATAGCTACAGATAATGTTtgtgatttctgtttttaatatgaaaGTTCTTTTGGAAGGACAGCCATGACAGAAATGTTGACATTACGAAACACTgattcttttttgttattgggATATGGTCAGTAATCATGACATTTTTTCTGAAAGGAAGTGGGATCCTCCTCGGGTTAAAACTTGTATgttattttgcatgttttctaaaaatttgtatgtgtatgtaaagcaggggtgcccaagcccggtcctcaagatctaccatcctgcaacttttagatgcaacccttctccaacacacctgaatcaaatgattGGCTCGTTActaggcctctgcagagctgaatgacatgcagatggcatctgattcaagtgtgttggagaagggttgcatctaaaagttgcaggatggtagatcttgaggaccaaacttgggcacccctgactTAAAGAGACATACAAAT
The window above is part of the Melanotaenia boesemani isolate fMelBoe1 chromosome 23, fMelBoe1.pri, whole genome shotgun sequence genome. Proteins encoded here:
- the LOC121634735 gene encoding tetraspanin-8-like, translated to MGKINGCLKCLFIFFNVLFAIIGCVLMYLAVKATALTLSISSFGGPGLGWLWVIAIGVLGISCLGIFAAASEKLLILKIFAGFMGLGMIIMLIFGIVMAVIRNKVSEGFKAASNEYAKPIMENEESRAMIEALQGPGQCCGISSAEDWGTAIPDSCECKSSPGFFVPGCKPLPQGHTGPSLIFSQTCGDVIFSILDIVFKICLGILFGFAVTALLGLLITLLMIHQVNRHDGAGGPSIAMKGY